The Crocinitomicaceae bacterium genome includes a region encoding these proteins:
- a CDS encoding SUMF1/EgtB/PvdO family nonheme iron enzyme, with product MKKLLFLGVVGVAAVFTACDSGTGHLTGVQGRRAYYPEIPLGMVYIPSGSYTMGNGDQDVPFLHQARSHVVSIHALYMDQTEITNNEYREFVFWVKDSIMLERIYSRGLNASWTNSIEGSNITPEIDPGLLGDMLNYPDIYYDETSQTWYSFDPNDPFANLSDQEMRARFPLSWRIKGIKDEQVIPLISDMYLRPTERWYKRREIDVNQLRFKYYWIDLPEAAKKGRVNIVRNGYDKDGNFTNPTLKPQHRDLKNPEHPFTGQPVGQDENLGYFNSKGQNNAIRSHEDRGRFIIAEEINVYPDTLCWVRDFTYSFNDPMTNMYFWHPAYDNYPVIGITWVQARAFCVWRTQKLNNWLEAMGALWVQDFRLPTEGEWEYGSRGDLKDSPYPWGGPYIRNSAGCMLGNFKPMRGRYFDDGGFYPVKAYSYNPNGYGLYCMAGNVAEWTETAYDESVYEFAHDLQTEYRYYAMDWDPPSMKRKVIRGGSWKDIGFYLQTSARTYEYQDTSKSYIGFRCVQTHIGRGGRDFSREGGEELRSDIELR from the coding sequence ATGAAAAAATTATTGTTTTTGGGAGTAGTAGGAGTTGCAGCGGTCTTTACCGCATGTGATTCCGGAACTGGTCACCTGACCGGTGTACAGGGGCGCAGGGCGTATTATCCTGAGATACCACTTGGAATGGTTTACATTCCGTCTGGTTCTTATACAATGGGTAATGGCGACCAAGATGTGCCTTTCCTACATCAGGCCAGATCACACGTGGTTTCTATACACGCGTTGTATATGGATCAAACTGAAATCACAAACAACGAGTATCGTGAGTTTGTGTTTTGGGTGAAGGATTCTATCATGCTTGAAAGAATCTATTCTCGTGGTCTGAATGCAAGTTGGACAAATAGTATTGAAGGCAGCAATATTACTCCTGAAATTGATCCAGGTCTTTTGGGTGATATGTTGAATTATCCGGATATCTATTATGATGAAACATCTCAGACCTGGTATAGTTTTGATCCAAATGATCCTTTCGCAAACCTTTCAGATCAAGAGATGCGTGCCAGATTCCCGCTTTCATGGAGAATTAAAGGGATTAAAGATGAGCAAGTTATTCCGTTGATTTCAGATATGTACTTAAGACCTACAGAACGCTGGTATAAGCGACGTGAAATAGATGTAAACCAGTTGAGATTTAAATATTACTGGATTGATTTACCTGAAGCGGCTAAAAAAGGTCGTGTTAACATTGTCCGCAATGGATACGACAAAGACGGTAACTTTACTAATCCGACGCTTAAACCTCAGCATCGTGACCTGAAAAATCCTGAGCATCCATTTACCGGTCAGCCAGTCGGGCAAGATGAAAACCTGGGTTATTTCAACTCAAAAGGTCAAAACAATGCAATTCGTTCTCATGAAGATCGTGGGCGTTTTATCATTGCTGAAGAAATCAACGTTTATCCTGATACATTGTGTTGGGTGCGTGATTTCACATACTCTTTCAATGATCCAATGACTAACATGTATTTCTGGCATCCGGCTTATGATAATTATCCGGTGATTGGAATTACTTGGGTGCAAGCTCGTGCATTCTGCGTTTGGAGAACACAAAAATTGAATAACTGGCTTGAAGCAATGGGTGCACTTTGGGTACAAGATTTCCGTTTACCTACTGAAGGTGAGTGGGAATATGGTTCACGCGGTGATCTGAAAGATAGCCCGTATCCATGGGGAGGTCCATACATTCGTAACTCTGCAGGTTGTATGCTAGGAAACTTTAAACCAATGCGCGGACGTTATTTTGATGATGGTGGTTTCTACCCTGTTAAAGCGTATTCATATAACCCGAATGGTTACGGATTATATTGTATGGCTGGTAACGTGGCAGAATGGACTGAAACAGCGTATGACGAATCAGTTTATGAATTTGCGCATGACCTGCAAACAGAATACAGATATTATGCAATGGACTGGGATCCACCTTCAATGAAAAGAAAAGTTATTCGTGGTGGTTCATGGAAAGATATTGGATTCTATCTGCAAACAAGTGCCAGAACTTACGAATATCAGGATACATCTAAATCATACATCGGATTCAGATGCGTTCAAACTCATATCGGTCGTGGTGGTAGAGACTTCTCACGTGAGGGAGGAGAGGAGTTGAGATCAGATATCGAGTTGCGTTAA
- a CDS encoding PorP/SprF family type IX secretion system membrane protein: MRKILSFFMCFSIVSISMAQQDAQYSHYMFDRMSFNPASTGFKGYCATVIYRNQWDRVQDAPNSTLLNLQANIPKISSGVGLSFTNDAIGFTRNNTVRLCYARHIPTSYGVFSAGASLGIVNVSFSPMWVPPTTTPDPNLPAATAGTGFDMNLGLYWHSTGDYPYYVGVSATHVLPASLNIGSSLGTTTSYSVARHYYIIAGYDYDLGATIGSPRPFMLRPSVLVKADGSTMIFDINVLAEYYLSTSAYLWGGASFRMSDGVPIMLGYAFAPNNQPTKNWLKFGYSFDIMTNPLKQYGKGTHELMINYCLFPPPPVVARHGNPFILQ, translated from the coding sequence ATGAGAAAGATTTTATCTTTTTTTATGTGCTTTTCTATCGTGTCTATCTCAATGGCACAGCAAGATGCGCAGTATTCGCATTACATGTTTGATCGCATGTCTTTCAACCCGGCCTCAACCGGTTTTAAAGGCTATTGTGCAACAGTAATCTATCGCAATCAATGGGACAGAGTTCAGGATGCTCCTAACTCTACCTTATTGAATTTACAGGCAAATATCCCAAAAATCAGCAGTGGGGTTGGTTTGTCTTTCACCAATGATGCCATTGGATTCACTAGAAATAACACGGTTAGATTATGTTACGCACGGCACATTCCAACCAGTTATGGTGTTTTCAGTGCCGGTGCTTCGCTTGGAATTGTTAACGTAAGCTTTTCACCAATGTGGGTGCCCCCTACAACAACTCCTGATCCAAACCTGCCTGCTGCAACTGCCGGAACAGGTTTTGATATGAACCTTGGCTTATACTGGCACTCAACAGGCGATTATCCTTATTATGTTGGAGTATCGGCAACACACGTTTTACCTGCTAGCCTGAACATTGGGTCAAGTCTGGGTACAACCACTAGCTATAGCGTTGCACGTCACTATTACATTATTGCCGGATATGACTATGATTTAGGTGCTACCATTGGTAGTCCAAGACCGTTCATGTTGCGTCCTTCAGTGCTTGTTAAAGCTGATGGGTCAACCATGATCTTTGACATTAATGTATTAGCTGAATATTATCTTAGCACATCAGCATATCTGTGGGGTGGTGCATCATTCCGTATGTCTGACGGTGTTCCTATTATGTTAGGATATGCTTTTGCACCAAATAACCAACCAACAAAAAACTGGTTAAAATTTGGTTACTCATTTGATATAATGACCAACCCGCTGAAACAATATGGCAAAGGAACACACGAACTGATGATCAACTATTGCCTGTTTCCTCCTCCTCCGGTTGTAGCAAGACACGGAAATCCGTTTATTTTGCAATAG
- a CDS encoding formimidoylglutamase: protein MKDISIYFTEFAQNQSYSKGQVGEKVRINSDADFELPIAGSIALIFVPEYRNSNYKKPEKLIEQIRQKFFNLMAGEWQYKIYDLGCIHPGKTPEDTYVALAEVVHELVKAKVFPVIIGGSNDLTYAIYRGYQHLEQTVNIVDIDASLDMGNPADEISAANWLSKIIVHKPGYLFNYCLLGYQSYFLNPDEMTLLEKMYFDAFRLGEFYSDEKMVEPLVRNADILSFDLNAIRSSDYHGNSAGMPHGFYGEDACRIMRYAGWSDKLTSMGMFNITEYDGSLRYDANLIAQMIWYFVEGFHQRKKDYPVGSKASYTKYTVSLDDFKDQIIFYKSDKSGRWWMEVPYPKVEGMKYQRHLLIPCTYEVYEKALQNEMPNLWWKTFQKLS from the coding sequence ATGAAAGATATCAGCATTTACTTTACTGAATTTGCGCAAAATCAAAGCTATTCTAAAGGGCAGGTTGGTGAAAAAGTCAGAATAAATTCAGATGCTGATTTTGAATTACCGATTGCAGGTAGCATTGCATTGATTTTTGTACCTGAATATAGAAATTCTAACTACAAAAAACCGGAAAAATTAATAGAACAAATTCGCCAAAAATTCTTCAATCTCATGGCAGGCGAATGGCAGTATAAAATCTATGATTTGGGCTGTATTCATCCCGGCAAAACACCTGAAGATACCTATGTTGCCTTAGCTGAGGTAGTGCATGAATTGGTTAAAGCAAAAGTTTTTCCGGTGATCATCGGGGGCAGTAATGATCTTACTTACGCGATATACCGTGGCTACCAACATTTAGAGCAAACAGTGAACATTGTAGACATTGATGCTTCACTGGATATGGGAAATCCTGCAGATGAAATTTCTGCTGCGAATTGGCTGAGTAAAATTATTGTGCACAAACCAGGATATCTTTTTAATTATTGTCTGCTTGGTTATCAATCTTATTTTTTAAATCCAGATGAAATGACCCTTCTTGAAAAAATGTATTTTGATGCATTTCGGTTGGGAGAATTTTATTCAGATGAAAAAATGGTAGAACCATTAGTGCGTAATGCGGATATATTGAGCTTTGATCTCAATGCAATCAGATCATCCGATTATCATGGGAACAGTGCCGGCATGCCTCATGGATTCTATGGCGAAGACGCTTGTCGTATTATGCGTTATGCCGGTTGGAGTGATAAGCTCACCAGTATGGGCATGTTTAATATTACTGAGTACGATGGATCTTTGCGGTATGATGCCAATCTTATTGCTCAAATGATATGGTATTTTGTAGAAGGCTTTCATCAGAGAAAAAAAGATTATCCTGTTGGCTCTAAAGCCAGCTATACCAAATACACCGTGTCTCTTGATGATTTTAAAGATCAGATCATTTTCTACAAAAGTGATAAAAGCGGAAGATGGTGGATGGAGGTACCATACCCCAAAGTTGAAGGTATGAAATATCAACGCCATTTATTGATTCCTTGCACCTACGAGGTTTACGAGAAGGCACTGCAAAATGAAATGCCAAATCTTTGGTGGAAAACTTTCCAAAAGTTATCCTGA
- the gldL gene encoding gliding motility protein GldL — protein sequence MAKLYGIGAAVVIVGAMFKIMHWPGAGAMLVGGLSTEAVIFFFSAFEPLHEDPKWELVYPELALAHDENFDLHAYIDEKGAHGGGHGGGGGSAGTGITEKFDSLLEEAKIDADLLNRLGDGIRNLSENAEGLKSVSTAAAATDSYVASLEGASKQVKTLSATYEKASESLLGLTSGTEEGANFGDQIKKVSTNLAALNNVYELQLKGSTAHLEATEKFQSGVLEMMDNLNSSISDTKIYKENMAMLSRNLTDLNQVYGNMLKAMTITR from the coding sequence ATGGCAAAGCTGTACGGTATCGGTGCAGCAGTTGTAATCGTTGGTGCGATGTTTAAAATCATGCACTGGCCAGGTGCAGGTGCGATGCTTGTAGGAGGATTGAGTACAGAAGCCGTAATCTTTTTCTTTTCAGCATTTGAACCTTTACATGAAGATCCAAAATGGGAGTTAGTATATCCTGAACTAGCTCTTGCACACGATGAAAATTTTGACTTGCATGCCTATATAGATGAAAAAGGTGCGCATGGTGGTGGTCACGGTGGTGGCGGTGGTAGCGCCGGAACCGGAATTACCGAAAAATTTGACAGCCTGTTAGAAGAGGCAAAAATTGATGCAGATTTATTAAATCGCTTAGGTGATGGTATTCGAAACCTGAGTGAAAATGCGGAAGGTTTGAAATCAGTTTCAACTGCTGCAGCTGCTACTGATTCTTATGTAGCAAGTCTTGAAGGTGCATCTAAACAAGTTAAAACACTTTCTGCTACTTACGAAAAAGCTTCTGAATCATTATTAGGGCTTACCTCAGGTACTGAAGAAGGTGCAAACTTTGGTGATCAAATTAAGAAAGTGTCTACAAATCTTGCTGCGTTGAACAACGTTTACGAACTACAATTAAAAGGTTCAACAGCGCATCTTGAAGCAACTGAGAAATTCCAATCAGGTGTACTTGAAATGATGGATAATCTCAATTCTTCTATTTCTGATACTAAGATCTATAAAGAAAATATGGCCATGTTGTCTCGCAACTTGACTGACCTTAACCAGGTTTATGGCAATATGCTTAAAGCTATGACTATTACCAGATAA